TTAATTacaatttgaatttaaaatctaatCTTTTTTATATATGACATGCATTCTACCCTAATAATATGTACACTGTCAATATATAAAACATTAATTCAAATTCATAAGCTGTCGAGAGTTAAATGAATGAATCAAAGTTACACCCATAAACCAAGTATAGTATAGTATGACACCTTTAGGCTTTAGAAAAGAAAGTTCACACATTTTTATGTAAGAACCTAGAATAGTTTgcaaataaatttatttaactACCCATTTTATATAGGTTCCTCTAATGTTTAGAGCAAAATTAATTTTCAGAGAAGTAAAGACGAGCGACTTTTAcaaatgggataatttcacaaacctcccctgaggtttctgacacttgcactgagACCCCTccaggttttaaaaattacacctaGCTCCCCTGGCAGATTATTGGGGCCCAAATCTGACATGCAGAGCACTGAAATCACCTATTTGTCCTCAGAGGATACATTTGCACTGACGTTAACTACCTACACAAATGCATTTTGAGATTTCTAATTATGTTTAACCAGAATAACAGAAATTTAATGTGTAATGAAGGTGATTAAAAAATGATTACTCCTAGGCGCCAATAGAAGATGTAATTTGGCGCCAATTTCTGATGATAAGTGATGTGACTAGGCTGATTGAACATGTCTTATATAACATGTCTTATAATTTGGCGCCAATTTGGCAGATAACATGTCTTATATCTAAATGCTAAGAAACGGGACAATGAAGAAGGCAATGGAACTGGTGTGAAGCTGTCTTCATCTGGTGGAAGTTAAGCTTCTTAGAAGCAGAAATTGAGGTACCAATTTTCATTTTCAGATATGCAGTACTATAATCTCTTCCGCTGTGATGAATCAGTTTGTTAAAAAAGTGCATGTTATCTGTTAAGGTATTAATCTTGATCAGTAGATGTGTCAAGAAACTAAAGATGTTTGTTGCTTCATGCAGTACTGTAAGTAAAGATGTTTCTTGAAATTTCATGCACGATGGATGCATGGAAGATGTTTTCTGGAAATTTCATTAACTTCTATTAAAAATGTGCATGAATGTATTAGCAAATATTGACTGTTTTGCTTGATCAGTAGTTTCTGTAATGCTGAAGTACGTTGATATGTAGTGAGATGTATGCTGATGTGTTTCTGGAAATTATATGTGTTTATGTAAGAATGTAAAGGCAGGAAGCATGCACTTTTATTTAATCACTACTTTGCATCCAAATCTGAAAATGTAGGATGGGGAGTATTGCTGCTGCATATGACATTGTTGTTCACTGTAATGCAAACAAAATCAGGATTCCAAATGTTGATCCAAGTGGCTACTCGTACATTAACTTGTTGTTTGATGTAACTGAAAAGGCACTGAGCAAGATAAGTGGGAATGTTAACATGATTATGCAGATGAGATGTGAAATTCCTGGAAAAAATTGCACGATGGATGTTAATGATGATTATTCTGTTAGTGagatgttcaaaatacatcaatctAAGCCAGTGATTAACTTGCATGTCTCTGATATGGAAATTATCCCTGTTGATGAAGAGAATAACTTAGTAAATCCGACTACTGTGAACATGCAAGATACTCTGGTTATTAGTAAACAGAATAAGAAGACAGTAGCTATAGATGTTGATATCTCAGATGATCAGTATGGAGATTCTAGCTCTGATTCTTCATGGAGACACAATCCGTATAGTGACAATGAGGATGAATTAGTTCTGGATAGGGTCTCAAATAATGATAGTGAAGAAAGTGATactaatttttttgattttgaagaCAATGAAATGGAAATTGTGGTGCCTGATTCTGAAAGTGAGGAAGGGGATAATTCTAGGAGACAGTTAATAAGATCAAAGATGTGGATTTACAATCTTAAAGATGACATAGAATTTGAGAAGGGTCAATTATTCACCAATGTGGATGCATTTAGAGCTGTCTTAAAAGATTATGTTATTCAAAAAGGTTTTCCACTTCTGAGATTGAAAAATGAGAGATCGAGAGTGACTGCTATATGCAATGCTGAGGGATGCCAGTGGAGAATACATGCATCACCAGTGGCTGATAATATAACTTTTCAGATTAAAAGTTACCAATCACAGCACACTTGTATGATGGATAAACACTGTGCTGAAGCCACTTCTGATTGGATGGCCAAGAAGCTGGTTGGTGTCATGAGAGATCATCCTAATATGACCAGCAAAGGTGTAGAGGCAGAGTTGAGAAAGTATGGTGTGAAGCCAAGTAAAATGCAGATTTTCAGAGCTAAGAACAAAGCACTTAATGAAATAGAAGGCACACATGCTGAATCTTATTCTAAACTCCCCTCATATGCTGAACTGTTAAGGAACAATAATCCCAATAGCATTTGTAAAATATATTATGATAGGCCAAATCTGTTAATAGAGCCTAAATTTCTGAGAATATTCATTAGCTTTAGAGCTCAAAAGCTGGGATTCCTAGAAGGTTGTAGACCTTTTGTGGGATTTGATGGATGTTTCTTGAAGGGTCCATTTGGAGGTGTGCTTCTCACAGCGGTTGCTTTGGATGCAAACAACAGCATTTTTCCAATAGCATTTGCTGTAATTGAATGAAAGAACAAGGATACTTGGAGGTGGTTCTTCTATTACTTTCAAGAGTTCTTTGGACCATTAGACAACAACATCCCTTTAACTTTCATGAGTGATAGGCAGAAGGGACTGAATCTTGCTTATGAGGAGATATTTCCTGATGCAACTGGTAGGCATTGTTGTAGGCATATATGTAGTAATTTCAAGTCTCAATTTCCAGGAATATTACTTAGAAGTTTCTTTTGGAAGGCAGCAAAAAGTTATGATGTTGTTGGCTATAATGAAGCAATGGCAAGTATTAAAGATATTAACATTGCTGCTTGGAGATATCTGGACAAAATTCCAAGAAGTTCCTGGTGTAGGCATGTCTTCTCATCTGAACTTAAGTGTGATCATGTAACAAATAATTTCACTGAATCCTTTAATAATTGGGTTGGTGATCTTAGAGGAAAGCCTATACTGACATTAGTGGATGGTTTGAGGAGAAAGTTCATGAAAAAGTTGCACAAGAGGTACCAGAAAGGTTGCACTTTGACTGCTAATATCACTCCCAAGATTGTTGAGAAACTCACACAGATTAGCCAAGCATCAAGAAAATGTGAGATGCATATGGCTAGTGAAGATACATTCGAGATTGGTGATGGTGACAGAAGCTACATAGTTAATCTTAGCAAAAGAATCTGTGATTGTGGTGCTTTTCAGATATCTGGAATTCCATGTAAACATGCAGCATTGGGAATTATTTACAGGAGAGAAAAATTGGAACATTACTGTGAAGCCTGGTTCACGAGGGACATGTATTTGAAGGCATACTCAGAAATGATTCATCCTATTCCTGATGTGAAAAGGTGGCCTGTGATGCCTGATTTACTCCCAAAAACTGTGTTGCCACCTCCTTTGCGAAGAGCTCCTGGTAGGCCAAGAGTAAATCGAAGAAGGGAAGCTGATGAGGGAGCTTCCTCTTCACAACCAAAAAGGAGCAGCACTCTCAAGTGTGGCAATTGTGGAGCTTTTGGTCATAATAAGAGGACCTGCAAAGGACAACCTGTGCACAGAACGACTGCAAACAAAACCACAGCTGAACTggtagtttctcattttatcaCTGAACTGCATCATCTTACATTGATTTTTGTTATGTGCTACTCATTTGAAGTTGTTATCACAGATGACAAATAGGAGAGGTAGGCCAGGCAGAGGAATGGCCAGCACAGGCTTATCAGGAGCTGTACTTTGGGTATTCTGCTGCTAGTTTTATGTTTCATTTCTTATCTATTACAATTATATATGTGAAAAGGTTTCCAGGGACTCACAAGTGCTCTCATTTCACAGGATTATGCAGAAGGAGCAGTACCTATAGTTCACTCCAGTCAAGGGAGCAATCATAGTCCTACTGGTCATAATGGAGGTGTTAACGTGCAGAATAATTGTCAAACTACTGCTGCAGGTTCTAACAGAAAGGTAATAACTTGTATATTATAGCTTGTGTAAGAGAATAACAAGTTCTGTGATCTAATTTTTGctcatttgaacttgattttcatCCTATTATGTTTACAGAGAGGAAGGCCTGCTTCAAACAATCCTTCTACTTCAACAGTCAGAGGTGCTGGTAGGACCAAAAGTACTAGAATGTACTCCAATCCTCAGGTTCCAGTTCATTCGACTTCTGACATAGCTGAAAATGCTACATCTGTCAGCATGAATGCACCACCAAATATGAACTCCAATAGCATTAGCAGTACCAGCATTTTCAGTAATTGGTTTTGAGTTGCCAGTTCAGACTAGTTAGCATGTAATGATTAGTTTAGCTTCTTTTGAATTCGATGCTGCTATTTGGAAATGTACCAGAAGTTAGGAC
Above is a genomic segment from Coffea eugenioides isolate CCC68of chromosome 5, Ceug_1.0, whole genome shotgun sequence containing:
- the LOC113771878 gene encoding uncharacterized protein LOC113771878, which gives rise to MGSIAAAYDIVVHCNANKIRIPNVDPSGYSYINLLFDVTEKALSKISGNVNMIMQMRCEIPGKNCTMDVNDDYSVSEMFKIHQSKPVINLHVSDMEIIPVDEENNLVNPTTVNMQDTLVISKQNKKTVAIDVDISDDQYGDSSSDSSWRHNPYSDNEDELVLDRVSNNDSEESDTNFFDFEDNEMEIVVPDSESEEGDNSRRQLIRSKMWIYNLKDDIEFEKGQLFTNVDAFRAVLKDYVIQKGFPLLRLKNERSRVTAICNAEGCQWRIHASPVADNITFQIKSYQSQHTCMMDKHCAEATSDWMAKKLVGVMRDHPNMTSKGVEAELRKYGVKPSKMQIFRAKNKALNEIEGTHAESYSKLPSYAELLRNNNPNSICKIYYDRPNLLIEPKFLRIFISFRAQKLGFLEGCRPFVGFDGCFLKGPFGGVLLTAVALDANNSIFPIAFAVIE